The following is a genomic window from Hyphomicrobiales bacterium.
AAGATGGCCGTCAATTCGGCATAGGACTCGAAGGTCAGTGGGTTCTTGCGCTCGGGCCTGTTGAGCGTGACGCGCGCGATGCCGCCGGACACGCTGAGCAAGACATGTTCGGCCTGATAGGCAGAGAGGGGGCCTGCGACAACAGCACCTCCAAGCATGATACCGCTTGCCGTCATGGTTCCTCTCCCCGCTTGATCCCCGCCCGGACGGATGTCTTCAGCTTGCCGAGCAGGTTCATCAACTGATCGATCTCGGCCGGGTCGAGATCATCGAACATCCGGCCGATCCATTCACCGTGCTCGTCCGCCATGGCCTTGAAGGTGCTGCGTCCATCCTCGGTCATGCGAACGATCTGCGTGCGCCTGTCCTGTGGCAGGGCCGTGCGGGTCACGTGGCCGCTGGCGAGCAGGCGCTCGACGATGGCCGTGACATTGCCCGCGGACACCATGAGGCGCTTGGAGACCTCCCCGAGAACAAGGCCGTCCTCCGCCTTTTCAAGCTGAGCGAGCAGGTCGAAGCGGGGCAGCGTGAAATCGAAATCGTCACGCAGCTTCCTGCGGATTTCGTTCTCGATCAGGGTGGTACAGGTCAGGAGGCGAAGCCATAGAC
Proteins encoded in this region:
- a CDS encoding MarR family transcriptional regulator; this encodes MSTTDVDPWIDAETKVAEAPADHRAELRLWLRLLTCTTLIENEIRRKLRDDFDFTLPRFDLLAQLEKAEDGLVLGEVSKRLMVSAGNVTAIVERLLASGHVTRTALPQDRRTQIVRMTEDGRSTFKAMADEHGEWIGRMFDDLDPAEIDQLMNLLGKLKTSVRAGIKRGEEP